A portion of the Pseudomonas koreensis genome contains these proteins:
- the argB gene encoding acetylglutamate kinase: MTLEREAAANTAKVLSEALPYIRRYVGKTLVIKYGGNAMESEELKTGFARDIVLMKAVGINPVVVHGGGPQIGDLLKRLSIESHFVDGMRVTDAATMDVVEMVLGGQVNKSIVNLINRHGGSAIGLTGKDAGLIRAKKLTVSRQTPEMTQPEIIDIGHVGEVVGINTELLNLLVKGNFIPVIAPIGVGENGESYNINADLVAGKVAEALKAEKLMLLTNIAGLMDKSGTVLTGLSTQQVDDLIADGTIYGGMLPKIRCALEAVQGGVGSSLIIDGRVPNAILLEIFTDTGVGTLISNRKRP; encoded by the coding sequence ATGACCCTCGAACGCGAAGCCGCCGCCAACACTGCCAAGGTCCTGTCCGAAGCGCTGCCTTACATCCGACGCTATGTCGGCAAGACCCTGGTGATCAAATACGGCGGCAACGCGATGGAAAGCGAGGAGCTGAAAACCGGCTTCGCCCGCGACATCGTGCTGATGAAAGCCGTGGGCATCAACCCGGTGGTCGTGCACGGTGGCGGCCCGCAGATCGGTGACCTGCTCAAGCGCCTGTCGATCGAAAGCCATTTCGTCGACGGCATGCGTGTCACCGACGCGGCGACCATGGACGTGGTGGAAATGGTCCTCGGCGGTCAGGTCAACAAAAGCATCGTCAACCTGATCAACCGCCATGGCGGCAGCGCCATCGGCCTGACCGGTAAAGATGCCGGGCTGATCCGGGCGAAGAAGCTCACCGTCTCCCGCCAGACCCCGGAGATGACCCAGCCGGAAATCATCGACATCGGCCACGTCGGCGAAGTCGTCGGCATCAATACCGAGCTGCTGAACCTGCTGGTCAAAGGCAACTTCATCCCGGTCATCGCGCCGATCGGCGTGGGTGAAAACGGCGAGTCCTACAACATCAACGCCGACCTGGTGGCGGGCAAGGTTGCCGAAGCGCTGAAAGCTGAAAAGCTGATGCTGCTGACCAATATTGCCGGCCTCATGGACAAATCGGGCACCGTGCTCACCGGCCTGAGCACGCAGCAGGTCGACGACTTGATCGCTGACGGCACGATCTACGGCGGCATGCTGCCGAAGATCCGTTGTGCACTGGAAGCGGTTCAGGGTGGGGTTGGCAGTTCGTTGATCATCGACGGTCGTGTGCCGAATGCGATCCTGCTGGAAATCTTCACTGACACCGGCGTGGGTACGCTGATCAGCAATCGCAAGCGGCCTTGA
- the pyrE gene encoding orotate phosphoribosyltransferase — MQAYQRDFIRFAIDRGVLRFGEFTLKSGRTSPYFFNAGLFNSGSALAQLGRFYAAAIAESGIPFDVLFGPAYKGIPLAATTAVALAEHHDRDLPWCFNRKEAKAHGEGGSLVGAPLTGDVLIIDDVITAGTAIREVMQIIASQDGAKAAGVLIALNRQERGNGELSAIQEVERDFGIPVISIVSLNQVLEFLADDPQLKQHLPAVEAYRAQFGV; from the coding sequence ATGCAAGCGTATCAGCGCGATTTCATTCGTTTTGCCATCGATCGCGGCGTTTTGCGCTTCGGTGAGTTCACCCTGAAGTCCGGGCGCACCAGTCCCTACTTCTTCAACGCCGGCCTGTTCAACTCGGGTTCGGCCCTGGCGCAACTGGGGCGTTTTTACGCTGCGGCCATCGCCGAAAGTGGCATCCCCTTCGACGTTCTGTTTGGCCCGGCCTACAAAGGCATTCCGCTGGCGGCAACCACTGCCGTTGCGCTGGCCGAGCATCACGACCGTGACCTGCCATGGTGCTTCAACCGCAAGGAAGCCAAGGCCCACGGCGAAGGCGGCAGCCTGGTTGGCGCGCCGCTGACCGGAGATGTGCTGATCATCGACGATGTAATCACCGCCGGCACCGCCATTCGCGAAGTGATGCAGATCATCGCTTCCCAGGACGGCGCCAAGGCTGCCGGTGTGCTGATCGCGCTGAACCGTCAGGAGCGTGGCAACGGCGAGTTGTCGGCGATCCAGGAAGTCGAGCGCGACTTCGGTATTCCGGTAATCAGCATCGTGTCGCTGAATCAAGTGCTGGAATTCCTCGCCGACGATCCGCAGCTCAAGCAACACTTGCCAGCCGTGGAAGCCTATCGCGCCCAATTTGGCGTGTGA
- a CDS encoding exodeoxyribonuclease III — MRIISVNVNGIQAAVERGLLSWLQAQNADVICLQDTRASAFELDDPAFQLDGYFLYACDAEVPAQGGVALYSRLQPKAVISGLGFETADRYGRYLQADFDKVSIATLLFPSGMNGDEDLNQKFKLMDDFGKYLDKQRRKRREYIYCGSLYVAQQKLDIKNWRDSQQSPGFLAPERAWMDEIVGNMGYVDALREVSREGDQYSWWPDNEQAEMLNLGWRFDYQILTPGLRRSVRSARLPRQPRFSQHAPLIVDYDWTLTI; from the coding sequence ATGCGGATCATCAGTGTGAACGTCAATGGTATTCAGGCGGCAGTCGAGCGCGGTTTGCTCAGTTGGCTGCAAGCCCAGAATGCCGACGTCATCTGCCTGCAGGACACCCGTGCCTCCGCCTTTGAACTGGATGACCCAGCCTTCCAACTGGATGGCTACTTCCTTTATGCCTGCGATGCCGAAGTCCCTGCCCAAGGTGGTGTGGCTTTGTATTCGCGGTTGCAACCGAAGGCTGTCATCAGCGGTCTCGGTTTCGAGACGGCCGACCGCTACGGGCGCTACCTGCAAGCAGATTTCGACAAAGTCAGTATTGCCACCTTGCTGTTTCCTTCGGGGATGAACGGCGATGAGGACTTGAACCAGAAGTTCAAGCTCATGGACGATTTCGGCAAGTACCTGGACAAACAGCGACGCAAACGTCGCGAGTACATTTACTGTGGCTCGCTGTACGTTGCGCAGCAGAAACTCGACATCAAGAACTGGCGCGACAGCCAGCAGTCTCCAGGCTTCCTGGCGCCGGAACGCGCCTGGATGGACGAGATTGTCGGCAACATGGGCTATGTCGATGCACTGCGTGAAGTCAGCCGTGAAGGCGACCAGTACAGCTGGTGGCCGGATAACGAACAGGCCGAGATGCTCAATCTGGGCTGGCGTTTCGATTACCAGATCCTGACCCCGGGCCTGCGTCGCTCGGTGCGCAGCGCACGCCTGCCGCGTCAGCCACGGTTCTCGCAGCACGCACCGTTGATCGTCGACTACGACTGGACGCTGACCATCTAA
- the gltS gene encoding sodium/glutamate symporter: MIQLDFYGTLVAASLVLLLGRGLVARVGFLRSYNIPEPVAGGLLVALLLLILRTMDIEVRFDTSLQTPLMLAFFATIGLSADLASLKKGGRIVGIFLLAVIGLLVVQNAMGIGLATLLGLDPLMGLLTGSITLAGGHGTGAAWGAVFSEKYGLASASELALASATFGLVLGGLIGGPVARLLIKRVQVPGCNQQQAPRLPRGFEQPNKERSITPFSFVETLALIAVSLLAGNLLNGLLHGTAFELPTFVCVLFVGVVLRNSLSALGLYQVFEREVSVLGNVSLSLFLAIALMSLKLWDLAALALPIFIILAVQALVMALFAIFVTFRVMGSNYDAAVLAAGHCGFGLGATPTAIANMQAVTQRYGPSQIAFLVVPMVGAFFIDIVNVIVIKLYLTLPFFAAV; the protein is encoded by the coding sequence ATGATTCAGCTCGATTTTTACGGCACGCTCGTGGCCGCTTCCTTAGTATTACTGCTCGGACGCGGACTTGTTGCGCGTGTTGGCTTTCTGCGAAGTTACAATATTCCCGAGCCGGTAGCGGGCGGCCTGCTGGTCGCGCTGCTGTTATTGATATTGCGAACTATGGATATCGAAGTTCGCTTCGATACATCATTGCAGACACCGTTGATGTTGGCTTTCTTTGCCACGATTGGCTTGAGCGCAGACCTTGCCAGTCTGAAGAAGGGCGGTCGCATTGTCGGCATCTTCCTGCTGGCGGTCATCGGTTTGCTGGTGGTGCAGAACGCCATGGGCATCGGGCTGGCAACCCTGCTCGGACTCGATCCTTTGATGGGCTTGCTGACGGGCTCGATCACGCTGGCCGGCGGCCACGGCACTGGCGCTGCATGGGGCGCGGTGTTCAGTGAGAAATATGGTCTGGCCTCGGCTTCGGAACTGGCGCTGGCCTCAGCCACGTTCGGTCTGGTCCTGGGTGGCCTGATCGGTGGGCCGGTTGCGCGGTTGCTGATCAAGCGAGTGCAAGTGCCGGGGTGCAATCAGCAGCAAGCGCCGCGACTGCCAAGAGGGTTTGAGCAGCCGAACAAAGAACGTTCGATCACGCCTTTTTCGTTCGTAGAGACGCTAGCCCTGATTGCCGTCAGCTTGCTCGCGGGCAATCTTTTGAATGGCTTGCTGCATGGCACTGCTTTCGAACTGCCGACGTTTGTTTGCGTGCTGTTTGTGGGTGTGGTTTTGCGAAACAGTCTGTCAGCGCTTGGCTTGTATCAGGTATTCGAGCGAGAAGTTTCCGTGCTCGGCAATGTCAGCCTCTCGCTGTTTCTGGCGATCGCGCTGATGTCGCTGAAGTTGTGGGATCTGGCAGCGCTGGCATTGCCGATCTTCATCATTCTGGCCGTGCAGGCGCTGGTCATGGCGCTGTTCGCGATTTTCGTGACGTTCCGCGTGATGGGCAGCAACTATGATGCCGCCGTGCTCGCTGCGGGGCATTGCGGTTTTGGTCTTGGTGCTACGCCGACGGCCATTGCCAACATGCAAGCAGTGACGCAGCGGTATGGGCCTTCGCAGATCGCGTTTCTGGTGGTGCCGATGGTCGGGGCGTTCTTCATCGATATCGTCAACGTCATCGTGATCAAGCTGTACCTGACCTTGCCATTCTTCGCTGCCGTCTAG
- a CDS encoding DUF4870 domain-containing protein, with product MSDDQELLPKPSQQVRQWAMFCHLSALLGIWIPFGNLIGPLILWQMKREKDPFIDAQGKEALNFQITVAIASMICFLLMLLIIGFFLFGLLAIAALVLTIIAGVKANEGFPYRYPFTWRLIK from the coding sequence ATGAGTGACGACCAAGAGTTGCTGCCCAAACCGAGCCAGCAGGTTCGCCAATGGGCGATGTTCTGTCACTTGTCCGCCTTGCTGGGGATCTGGATTCCATTCGGCAATCTGATCGGGCCGCTGATTCTTTGGCAGATGAAACGCGAGAAGGACCCTTTCATCGATGCGCAGGGCAAAGAAGCGCTGAATTTTCAGATCACTGTCGCCATTGCCTCAATGATCTGCTTCTTGCTCATGCTGTTGATTATTGGTTTCTTCCTGTTTGGCTTGCTGGCAATCGCGGCATTGGTCCTGACGATTATTGCTGGCGTCAAAGCCAATGAAGGTTTTCCATACAGATACCCGTTCACTTGGCGACTGATCAAGTAA
- the rph gene encoding ribonuclease PH: MKRPSGRAADQLRSIRITRNYTKHAEGSVLVEFGDTKVICTVSVENGVPRFLKGQGQGWLTAEYGMLPRATGERNQREASRGKQGGRTLEIQRLIGRSLRAALDMSKLGDVTLYVDCDVIQADGGTRTASITGAMVALVDALKVIKKRGGLKGGDPLKQMIGAVSVGMYQGEPVLDLDYLEDSAAETDLNVVMTSTGGFIEVQGTAEGAPFQPEDLNAMLELAKKGMNEIFELQKAALAD, from the coding sequence ATGAAACGTCCAAGTGGTCGCGCTGCCGATCAGCTCCGCTCGATCCGCATCACCCGCAACTACACCAAACACGCCGAGGGATCCGTACTGGTCGAATTCGGTGATACCAAAGTCATCTGCACCGTCAGCGTCGAGAACGGCGTGCCGCGCTTTCTCAAAGGCCAGGGCCAGGGCTGGTTGACCGCCGAGTACGGCATGCTGCCGCGCGCCACCGGCGAGCGTAACCAGCGTGAAGCCAGCCGTGGCAAGCAGGGCGGGCGTACTCTGGAAATCCAGCGTCTGATCGGCCGTTCCCTGCGCGCGGCGCTGGACATGTCCAAGCTCGGCGACGTGACCCTGTACGTTGATTGCGACGTGATCCAGGCCGATGGCGGTACTCGCACCGCGTCCATCACCGGCGCCATGGTTGCGCTGGTCGATGCCTTGAAAGTGATCAAGAAGCGCGGCGGCCTGAAAGGCGGCGACCCGCTCAAGCAGATGATCGGTGCAGTCTCGGTGGGCATGTACCAGGGCGAGCCGGTGCTGGATCTGGACTATCTTGAAGATTCCGCTGCTGAAACCGACCTGAACGTCGTGATGACCAGCACCGGTGGTTTCATCGAAGTGCAGGGCACCGCCGAAGGCGCGCCGTTCCAGCCTGAAGACCTGAACGCCATGCTGGAACTGGCGAAGAAAGGCATGAACGAAATCTTCGAATTGCAGAAGGCTGCACTGGCCGACTGA
- a CDS encoding YicC/YloC family endoribonuclease, with protein MVHSMTAFARVEKAGVQGTLSWELRSVNSRYLEPHLRLPESFRDLEGAVREALRQGLSRGKLECTLRFTEESTGKPLQVDRERAAQLVAAAETVAGLIKNPAALNPLEVLAWPGVLVADATDPQALNAEALALFNQGLKDLKAGREREGAELARLINDRLTSIEEDVVTLRELVPQMLATQRQKVLDRFADMKAELDPQRLEQEMVILAQKSDVAEELDRLSTHIIEVRRVLKSGGAAGRRLDFLMQELNREANTLGSKAFDPRSTQAAVNLKVLIEQMREQVQNIE; from the coding sequence ATGGTGCACAGCATGACCGCCTTCGCCCGCGTCGAGAAAGCCGGTGTTCAGGGCACCCTGAGCTGGGAATTGCGTTCGGTCAACAGCCGCTATCTGGAACCGCACCTGCGTTTGCCCGAATCGTTTCGCGACCTCGAGGGCGCCGTGCGTGAAGCGCTGCGTCAGGGCCTGTCGCGGGGCAAACTGGAGTGCACGCTGCGCTTCACCGAGGAGAGCACCGGCAAGCCGCTGCAAGTCGACCGCGAGCGCGCTGCGCAACTGGTTGCCGCTGCGGAAACCGTTGCCGGGCTGATCAAGAATCCCGCCGCACTGAATCCCCTGGAAGTGCTGGCCTGGCCCGGCGTTCTGGTGGCCGATGCGACCGACCCGCAAGCATTGAACGCCGAAGCGCTGGCGCTGTTCAATCAGGGTTTGAAGGATCTGAAGGCTGGCCGCGAGCGCGAAGGCGCGGAGCTGGCTCGCTTGATCAATGATCGCCTGACCTCCATCGAAGAGGACGTGGTGACCCTGCGTGAACTGGTGCCGCAGATGCTCGCCACCCAGCGCCAGAAAGTCCTCGACCGCTTTGCCGACATGAAGGCCGAACTCGACCCGCAGCGTCTGGAACAGGAAATGGTCATCCTCGCGCAAAAAAGCGACGTGGCCGAAGAACTGGATCGCCTGAGCACCCACATCATCGAAGTTCGCCGGGTGCTCAAGTCCGGTGGTGCCGCCGGGCGGCGTCTGGACTTCCTGATGCAGGAGCTCAACCGCGAGGCCAACACACTGGGCTCCAAGGCCTTCGACCCGCGCAGCACCCAGGCCGCCGTCAACCTCAAGGTGTTGATCGAGCAGATGCGCGAACAAGTGCAGAACATTGAGTAA
- the gmk gene encoding guanylate kinase: protein MTQHTGTLYIISAPSGAGKSSLVKALTDADPEIRVSVSHTTRAMRPGEVDGVNYHFVTREEFVKMGEHGDFLERAEVFGNFYGTSQSRLQQTLDEGHDLILEIDWQGAEQVRKLMPQARSIFILPPSLQALHQRLTNRGQDSDEIIDGRMREAVSEMSHYVDYDYLIINDDFAHALDDLKAIFRANQLQQKRQQVRFGKLLAELLG from the coding sequence ATGACCCAACACACCGGCACCCTGTACATCATTTCCGCGCCATCGGGCGCGGGCAAGAGCAGTCTGGTCAAGGCGTTGACCGACGCCGATCCGGAGATCCGCGTTTCGGTCTCGCACACCACTCGCGCCATGCGTCCGGGTGAAGTGGACGGCGTGAACTACCACTTCGTGACCCGCGAAGAGTTCGTGAAAATGGGCGAGCACGGTGACTTCCTTGAACGCGCCGAAGTCTTCGGCAACTTCTACGGCACTTCGCAAAGCCGCCTGCAACAGACGCTGGACGAAGGTCATGACCTGATTCTGGAAATCGATTGGCAAGGCGCCGAGCAAGTGCGCAAGCTGATGCCGCAGGCGCGCTCGATCTTCATCCTGCCGCCATCGCTGCAAGCCCTGCACCAGCGCCTGACCAACCGTGGCCAGGACAGCGACGAGATCATCGACGGCCGCATGCGCGAAGCGGTCAGCGAGATGAGCCACTACGTCGATTACGATTACCTGATCATCAACGACGATTTCGCCCACGCGCTGGACGATCTGAAAGCGATTTTCCGCGCCAATCAGCTGCAACAGAAGCGCCAGCAAGTGCGTTTCGGCAAATTGCTGGCGGAATTGCTCGGCTAA
- the rpoZ gene encoding DNA-directed RNA polymerase subunit omega yields the protein MARVTVEDCLEHVENRFELVMLSTKRARQLATGGKEPLVQWENDKPTVVALREIAEGLMSYEFIAEQEIVQDEPLFAAFEDESNEAV from the coding sequence ATGGCCCGCGTAACCGTTGAAGACTGCCTAGAACACGTGGAAAACCGCTTTGAGCTGGTCATGCTCTCTACCAAGCGTGCCCGTCAACTGGCCACCGGCGGCAAAGAGCCATTGGTGCAGTGGGAAAACGACAAGCCGACCGTAGTCGCGCTGCGTGAAATTGCTGAAGGCCTGATGAGCTACGAGTTCATCGCCGAACAGGAAATCGTCCAGGATGAACCGCTGTTCGCAGCGTTCGAGGACGAGTCGAACGAGGCCGTCTAA
- the spoT gene encoding bifunctional GTP diphosphokinase/guanosine-3',5'-bis pyrophosphate 3'-pyrophosphohydrolase, protein MPSIDALADRLSTYLGNDQVNLVRRAYFYAEQAHDGQRRRSGEAYVTHPLAVANILADMHMDHQSLMAAMLHDVIEDTGIAKEALQAQFGETVAELVDGVSKLTQMNFETKAEAQAENFQKMAMAMARDIRVILVKLADRLHNMRTLEVLSGEKRRRIAKETLEIYAPIANRLGMHAIRIEFEDLGFKAMHPMRSARIYQAVKRARGNRKEIVNKIEESLGHCLAIDGIQGEVSGRQKHLYGIYKKMRGKRRAFNEIMDVYAFRIIVDKVDTCYRVLGAVHNLYKPLPGRFKDYIAIPKANGYQSLHTTLFGMHGVPIEIQIRTREMEEMANNGIAAHWLYKSSGDEQPKGTHARARQWVKGVLEMQQRAGNSLEFIESVKIDLFPDEVYVFTPKGRIMELPKGSTAVDFAYAVHTDVGNSCIACRINRRLAPLSEPLQSGSTVEIVSAPGARPNPAWLNFVVTGKARTHIRHALKLQRRSESISLGERLLNKVLNGFDSSLEKIPAERVKAMLTEYRLELIEDLLEDIGLGNRMAYVVARRLLGEGEQLPSPEGPLAIRGTEGLVLSYAKCCTPIPGDPIVGHLSAGKGMVVHLDNCRNISEIRHNPEKCIQLSWAKDVTGEFNVELRVELEHQRGLIALLASSVNAADGNIEKISMDERDGRISVVQLVVSVHDRVHLARVIKKLRALTGVIRITRMRA, encoded by the coding sequence ATGCCGAGCATAGACGCCCTCGCCGATCGCTTATCGACCTACCTCGGCAACGACCAGGTCAACCTGGTCCGCCGAGCGTATTTCTACGCCGAACAAGCCCATGACGGTCAACGCCGTCGCAGTGGCGAGGCGTATGTCACGCATCCTCTTGCGGTGGCGAATATTCTTGCCGACATGCACATGGACCATCAGAGCCTGATGGCCGCGATGCTGCATGACGTGATCGAAGACACTGGTATCGCCAAAGAGGCGCTGCAAGCGCAGTTCGGTGAAACCGTGGCCGAGCTGGTCGACGGGGTCAGTAAGCTGACCCAGATGAACTTCGAGACCAAAGCCGAAGCCCAGGCGGAAAACTTCCAGAAAATGGCCATGGCCATGGCCCGCGACATTCGCGTGATCCTGGTCAAGCTCGCCGACCGCCTGCACAACATGCGCACGCTGGAAGTGCTGTCCGGCGAAAAACGCCGGCGGATCGCCAAGGAAACTCTCGAAATCTACGCGCCCATCGCCAACCGGCTGGGCATGCATGCGATCCGCATCGAGTTCGAAGACCTCGGCTTCAAGGCCATGCACCCGATGCGTTCCGCGCGGATCTACCAGGCGGTCAAACGCGCCCGGGGCAACCGCAAGGAAATCGTCAACAAGATCGAAGAGTCCCTCGGCCATTGCCTCGCCATCGACGGCATCCAGGGCGAAGTCAGCGGACGCCAGAAACACCTTTACGGCATCTACAAGAAAATGCGCGGCAAACGTCGGGCCTTCAACGAGATCATGGACGTCTACGCGTTCCGGATCATCGTCGACAAGGTCGATACCTGCTACCGCGTATTGGGCGCCGTGCATAATTTGTACAAACCGTTGCCAGGGCGCTTCAAGGATTACATCGCGATCCCCAAGGCCAACGGCTATCAGTCGCTGCACACCACGCTGTTCGGCATGCATGGCGTGCCGATCGAGATCCAGATCCGCACCCGCGAAATGGAAGAAATGGCCAACAACGGCATCGCCGCCCATTGGCTGTACAAGTCCAGCGGCGACGAGCAACCGAAAGGCACGCACGCACGTGCTCGCCAGTGGGTCAAAGGCGTGCTGGAGATGCAGCAACGCGCCGGCAACTCGCTGGAATTCATCGAGAGCGTGAAGATCGACCTGTTCCCGGACGAGGTCTACGTGTTCACGCCCAAAGGCCGGATCATGGAGCTGCCAAAAGGCTCCACAGCGGTCGACTTCGCCTACGCGGTGCACACCGACGTCGGCAACAGCTGCATCGCCTGCCGGATCAATCGCCGACTCGCGCCGCTGTCCGAACCGCTGCAAAGCGGCTCCACGGTGGAGATCGTCAGCGCTCCCGGCGCCCGGCCGAACCCGGCGTGGCTCAACTTCGTGGTCACCGGCAAGGCGCGTACGCACATCCGCCATGCGCTGAAACTGCAACGCCGTTCCGAGTCCATCAGCCTCGGCGAACGCCTGCTGAACAAGGTGCTCAACGGTTTCGACAGCTCGCTGGAAAAGATCCCGGCCGAGCGCGTCAAAGCGATGCTCACCGAGTACCGCCTCGAACTGATCGAAGACCTGCTCGAAGACATCGGCCTGGGCAACCGCATGGCCTACGTGGTCGCCCGCCGCCTGCTCGGCGAAGGCGAACAGTTGCCAAGCCCGGAAGGTCCGCTGGCAATTCGCGGTACCGAAGGCCTGGTGCTCAGCTACGCCAAGTGCTGCACGCCGATCCCGGGCGACCCGATCGTCGGGCACCTGTCGGCAGGCAAAGGCATGGTCGTGCACCTGGACAACTGCCGCAACATCAGCGAAATCAGGCACAACCCGGAAAAATGCATCCAGCTCTCGTGGGCCAAGGATGTCACCGGCGAATTCAACGTCGAGCTGCGCGTCGAACTGGAACACCAGCGCGGCCTGATCGCCCTGCTGGCCAGCAGCGTCAACGCGGCCGACGGCAATATCGAGAAAATCAGCATGGACGAACGCGATGGTCGCATCAGCGTCGTGCAGTTGGTGGTCAGCGTCCACGATCGTGTGCACCTGGCCCGCGTGATCAAGAAACTGCGCGCCTTGACCGGGGTGATCCGCATCACCCGCATGCGTGCATAA
- a CDS encoding RidA family protein, whose protein sequence is MTKTVITSDKAPAAIGTYSQAIKAGNTVYMSGQIPLDPKTMELVEGFEAQTVQVFENLKAVAEAAGGSFKDIVKLNIFLTDLSHFAKVNEIMGKYFDQPYPARAAIGVAALPKGAQVEMDAILVIE, encoded by the coding sequence ATGACCAAAACCGTCATCACCAGCGACAAGGCCCCGGCCGCCATCGGCACTTACTCCCAGGCGATCAAGGCAGGCAATACCGTTTACATGTCGGGCCAGATCCCTCTGGACCCGAAAACCATGGAACTGGTTGAAGGCTTCGAGGCCCAGACCGTCCAGGTCTTCGAGAACCTCAAGGCCGTGGCCGAAGCCGCTGGCGGTTCGTTCAAGGACATCGTCAAACTGAACATTTTCCTCACTGACTTGAGCCACTTCGCCAAGGTCAACGAGATCATGGGCAAGTACTTCGACCAGCCCTACCCTGCCCGCGCCGCCATCGGCGTGGCCGCCCTGCCGAAGGGTGCGCAGGTTGAAATGGATGCCATTCTGGTCATCGAGTGA
- a CDS encoding SDR family oxidoreductase: protein MSAPSVLIAGCGDVGSRLATQLLAAGWQVHGLRRDVSRLPEGVIGVAGDLFSEECPATWPVGAVDYLVYCAAATDHDEEGYRKAYVQGLQNVLSWLGDYGQAPERLIFVSSSSVYGQQDGAWVDETSETVAAGYSGRLMLEAEQIALNSGIPASVLRLTGIYGPGREWLLTQVRRGYRVAVEPPLYGNRIHADDAAGLLAFLLEKDREGVKLDELYIGVDDAPAPLAEVVGWLREYLGVTEWAEDASVRRTGSKRCNNARAKALGWAPKYPSYREGYAAILEGR, encoded by the coding sequence ATGTCCGCGCCTTCTGTTTTGATTGCCGGTTGTGGTGATGTCGGCAGTCGTCTCGCCACGCAATTGCTGGCGGCTGGCTGGCAGGTTCATGGCTTGCGCCGGGATGTTTCCAGGCTGCCGGAGGGCGTCATCGGCGTCGCTGGTGACCTGTTCAGCGAAGAGTGCCCGGCGACTTGGCCGGTGGGCGCTGTGGATTATCTGGTGTATTGCGCTGCGGCCACCGACCATGACGAAGAAGGCTATCGCAAGGCCTACGTGCAAGGTTTGCAGAATGTGCTGAGCTGGCTAGGCGACTACGGGCAAGCGCCCGAGCGACTGATCTTCGTGTCCAGCAGCAGCGTGTATGGCCAGCAGGACGGAGCCTGGGTGGATGAGACCTCCGAGACTGTCGCTGCCGGTTATTCAGGGCGTTTGATGCTCGAAGCCGAGCAAATTGCGCTCAATAGCGGCATCCCGGCGAGCGTGCTGCGCCTGACCGGCATTTACGGCCCGGGTCGCGAATGGCTGCTGACCCAGGTGCGTCGCGGTTATCGCGTGGCGGTCGAGCCGCCGCTGTATGGCAATCGGATTCATGCCGATGATGCAGCGGGGCTGCTGGCGTTCTTGCTGGAAAAAGACCGCGAGGGCGTCAAGCTGGACGAGCTCTATATCGGTGTGGATGACGCGCCAGCGCCATTGGCCGAGGTGGTGGGCTGGTTGCGCGAATATCTGGGTGTAACGGAATGGGCGGAAGACGCCAGCGTGCGCCGCACCGGCAGCAAGCGTTGCAACAATGCGCGGGCGAAAGCGTTGGGCTGGGCGCCGAAGTACCCAAGCTACCGCGAAGGCTATGCAGCGATCCTGGAAGGTCGCTAA